Proteins found in one Rhodothermus sp. genomic segment:
- a CDS encoding DinB family protein: MAEPWLIPDEARGPEARRADLLKGLQQVQYWIEEALAQLSEEAALWWEPAPGIPSIGARVQHILGASRRLAAYALDPAPDPEALAAEARMDWTPRGGSRAQLLEALRQQFAALARRIEALTESELDEVRPVGRRQLPVRRATILHHLIEHAAHHSGQVILLVRLYAHRHSAH; the protein is encoded by the coding sequence ACCGGATGAAGCACGGGGGCCGGAGGCCCGGCGGGCCGATCTGCTGAAAGGGTTGCAGCAGGTGCAGTACTGGATCGAAGAAGCGCTGGCGCAACTTTCGGAGGAAGCGGCGCTGTGGTGGGAGCCAGCGCCGGGTATTCCGTCGATCGGAGCTCGTGTGCAGCACATCCTGGGAGCCAGCCGGCGGTTGGCTGCCTATGCGCTGGACCCAGCGCCCGATCCAGAGGCGCTGGCAGCCGAAGCGCGTATGGACTGGACACCGCGGGGCGGCTCACGGGCGCAGTTGTTGGAGGCGTTGCGACAGCAGTTTGCAGCGCTGGCACGGCGCATTGAAGCGCTCACCGAATCCGAGCTGGACGAAGTGCGTCCTGTGGGACGACGCCAGTTGCCTGTGCGGCGGGCGACGATTCTGCATCATCTGATCGAACATGCTGCCCATCACAGCGGCCAGGTAATCCTGTTGGTCCGTCTCTATGCCCACCGGCATTCCGCGCACTGA